Proteins encoded together in one Terriglobus saanensis SP1PR4 window:
- a CDS encoding glutathione peroxidase yields MSMANDLYSIPLQRIDGETTSLAPYRGKVLLVVNVASKCGLTKQYDALEKLYARFRENGLEILGLPANDFAGQEPGSNDEIATFCKSTFGVEFPLFSKITVTGPEKHPLYRALIAAKPTSVGEGKQSFIEGLVKYGISPNKEPELLWNFEKFLVARDGQIVARFSPDTLPDDAVIVKAIEAELAKK; encoded by the coding sequence ATGTCTATGGCGAACGATCTCTATTCCATTCCTCTCCAGCGCATTGACGGCGAGACCACCTCCCTTGCTCCCTATCGTGGCAAGGTGTTGCTCGTCGTCAATGTCGCTTCCAAGTGCGGCCTGACGAAACAGTACGACGCGCTCGAAAAGCTGTACGCGCGCTTTCGCGAAAACGGCCTCGAAATCCTCGGACTTCCGGCGAACGACTTTGCCGGTCAAGAGCCGGGATCCAACGACGAGATTGCCACCTTCTGTAAATCGACCTTTGGCGTCGAATTCCCACTCTTTTCGAAGATCACCGTAACCGGACCGGAAAAGCATCCGCTCTATCGGGCGCTCATCGCTGCTAAACCTACCTCCGTCGGTGAAGGGAAGCAGTCTTTTATCGAGGGATTGGTGAAGTACGGTATCTCGCCGAATAAGGAGCCTGAGCTTCTTTGGAACTTCGAGAAATTTCTTGTGGCGAGGGATGGGCAGATCGTCGCACGGTTCTCCCCAGACACGCTGCCGGATGATGCTGTGATTGTGAAGGCGATTGAAGCGGAGCTTGCTAAGAAGTAA
- a CDS encoding cold-shock protein, translating into MEQGTVKWFNDAKGFGFLSRDNGEDVFVHHTAIQAQGFRSLQEGQRVEFNVVKGPKGWQAENVRAVA; encoded by the coding sequence ATGGAACAGGGAACAGTGAAGTGGTTTAACGACGCCAAGGGTTTCGGATTCCTCTCGCGCGATAATGGCGAAGATGTTTTCGTTCATCACACCGCTATCCAGGCACAGGGCTTCCGCAGCCTGCAAGAGGGTCAGCGCGTTGAGTTTAACGTAGTAAAGGGCCCCAAGGGCTGGCAGGCAGAAAACGTCCGCGCCGTAGCCTAA
- a CDS encoding YceH family protein: MELTPIQARVLGALIEKEITTPEYYPLSLNALLAASNQKSSRDPVMSLVEGDIRSALRDLEDADLVSTTHDTRVPRYENRARTVFNLRRDETAVLCLLLLRGPQTPGELRQRSDRLFSFDDIPAVLSALNRLAEREESLVTVLPRQSGSKESRYAHLLCGPVEIDAVNPVPREAGESLAMRVQRLEEEVSTLRLLLERLLPGNTEETGSKTELDV, encoded by the coding sequence ATGGAACTGACTCCCATACAGGCACGCGTTCTTGGGGCGCTGATCGAAAAAGAGATTACGACGCCTGAGTACTATCCGCTTTCGCTGAACGCTCTTCTGGCGGCAAGTAACCAGAAGTCTTCACGCGATCCGGTGATGTCGCTGGTGGAGGGGGACATCCGCTCCGCTCTCCGCGATCTGGAGGACGCCGATCTGGTTTCCACAACGCATGACACGCGTGTACCCCGATATGAAAACCGTGCGCGGACTGTCTTTAATCTGCGTCGGGATGAGACGGCAGTGCTCTGTCTGCTTCTGCTGCGTGGACCGCAGACGCCGGGCGAGTTGCGACAGCGGTCGGACCGCCTTTTCAGCTTCGACGACATCCCCGCGGTACTTTCGGCGCTGAACCGTCTGGCCGAGAGGGAAGAATCGCTGGTCACAGTACTGCCCCGGCAGAGCGGTTCAAAGGAATCGCGTTATGCACACCTGCTGTGTGGCCCTGTGGAAATCGATGCCGTGAATCCTGTCCCGAGGGAGGCTGGCGAATCTCTGGCAATGCGTGTGCAGCGTCTTGAGGAGGAGGTCTCGACGCTCCGGTTACTTCTGGAACGCCTGCTTCCGGGCAATACCGAAGAAACCGGGAGCAAAACCGAATTGGACGTATGA
- a CDS encoding DUF1684 domain-containing protein, translated as MKKRPPNVLILVLALFAQGAVLATAQTASAPNYLQERSQRAKALTQPYGWFSLIALEWIKPGLNTIGSAKDNSIVLPKAPAHLMTLNQTGGKVELIAADKSLTVAGTRPELHGAHPVISADEGDKSAMAVGALHMWAINRGDKRYLRVKDSEAPTLKQFHGLRWYAPQPQYRVTARWIPYSGPHTLQVINKLGQKTPTKVPGYVEFEIDGKKQKLVPMEASPEELFFVFRDMTFLKTTDGGRFLTTAGPSAGLNKPGTVVLDFNSAVNPPCAYSPFATCPLASPENRLPVSIPAGEKRYED; from the coding sequence ATGAAAAAGAGACCGCCAAACGTCTTAATTCTGGTGCTGGCTCTATTTGCGCAGGGTGCCGTACTTGCCACAGCGCAAACAGCGAGTGCGCCCAACTATCTTCAGGAGCGCTCTCAACGGGCGAAGGCGCTTACCCAACCCTACGGCTGGTTCTCTCTGATTGCGCTGGAGTGGATCAAACCGGGACTCAACACCATCGGTTCGGCGAAGGACAATTCCATCGTTCTACCCAAGGCCCCGGCACATTTGATGACGCTGAATCAGACAGGCGGCAAGGTAGAGTTGATCGCGGCAGATAAGTCTCTGACCGTGGCGGGAACGCGGCCGGAACTGCATGGCGCTCATCCGGTCATCAGCGCGGACGAGGGCGACAAATCCGCGATGGCTGTCGGCGCTCTGCACATGTGGGCAATCAACCGAGGCGACAAGCGATATCTGCGCGTCAAGGATTCCGAGGCTCCGACCCTGAAGCAGTTTCATGGATTGCGCTGGTATGCGCCGCAACCTCAGTATCGCGTGACGGCGCGATGGATTCCTTACAGCGGCCCCCACACCTTACAGGTGATCAACAAGCTTGGGCAGAAGACGCCAACCAAGGTCCCGGGATACGTGGAATTCGAAATCGACGGGAAGAAGCAGAAGCTTGTGCCAATGGAAGCAAGCCCGGAAGAGCTTTTCTTTGTATTTCGCGATATGACTTTTCTAAAGACCACAGACGGGGGGCGCTTTCTCACGACCGCTGGACCTTCCGCTGGCCTGAACAAACCCGGCACCGTAGTTCTCGATTTCAATAGTGCGGTAAATCCGCCGTGCGCCTATTCTCCCTTTGCGACTTGCCCTCTGGCCTCACCTGAAAACAGGCTTCCGGTCTCAATCCCGGCGGGCGAGAAACGCTACGAAGACTAG
- a CDS encoding ComEC/Rec2 family competence protein, with translation MRISAGIDRRVMLKSFAAAALVGGVMRADTGREIGSPLPSRREGELDLHHIDTGRGNCTLIVGPDGTTMMIDAGASAVGSPNAAVATSSEARPDASRRAGEWQARYALQHSASAKLDYMVVTHVHPDHVGDVSTETPLAASGGFHLTGVSDVDALMPITTLLDRGYPEYAPFAPPPGAFTTNYIAYLKHRVETARAVEKVKVGSTEQVKLRSSEKYPEFAVRMLSANGVIWNGKGDGTHTDFPAAQNLAPEDRPNENLSSVALRLSYGKFSYFAGGDLSSDTHDGRVPWQDVESPVTKAAGRTEVAAADHHGYFDACGPEFVRNLDAQAYIVQAWDVGHAGAMQLQRMLGAWGRGATHDVFALDVLPANELMNRRFTPLLKSRRGHVVVRVATGGGSYRILVVDSAVENGGVRAVFGPYTCRG, from the coding sequence ATGAGAATCTCTGCGGGTATCGATCGGCGTGTGATGTTGAAATCTTTTGCGGCGGCAGCGTTGGTGGGTGGTGTGATGCGCGCGGATACGGGCAGGGAGATTGGATCTCCGCTGCCGTCACGCCGCGAGGGCGAACTTGATCTCCACCACATCGATACGGGCCGCGGCAACTGCACGCTGATCGTCGGGCCGGACGGCACGACGATGATGATCGATGCGGGCGCGTCGGCTGTGGGATCTCCGAATGCTGCCGTGGCGACGAGTAGCGAGGCGAGACCCGATGCCTCGCGTCGCGCAGGCGAATGGCAGGCACGGTATGCGCTGCAACATTCTGCAAGCGCGAAGCTGGATTATATGGTGGTGACACATGTGCACCCAGACCATGTCGGCGATGTCAGCACCGAAACGCCGCTGGCCGCGAGCGGTGGATTTCATCTCACTGGCGTGAGCGATGTGGATGCGCTGATGCCGATTACGACTCTGCTGGACCGTGGGTATCCCGAGTACGCTCCCTTTGCCCCACCGCCGGGAGCGTTCACGACGAACTACATCGCGTATCTGAAGCATCGCGTGGAGACGGCGCGCGCGGTAGAGAAAGTAAAGGTCGGTTCGACGGAGCAGGTGAAGCTGCGCAGCTCAGAAAAATATCCGGAGTTCGCGGTGCGCATGCTCTCCGCGAATGGAGTGATCTGGAACGGCAAGGGTGACGGAACGCACACGGATTTTCCGGCGGCGCAGAATCTCGCTCCGGAAGACCGTCCCAACGAGAATCTTTCGTCCGTCGCGCTGCGGCTTTCCTATGGCAAATTCAGTTATTTCGCAGGCGGCGATCTTTCGTCGGACACGCACGACGGTCGTGTGCCGTGGCAGGATGTGGAGTCGCCTGTGACGAAGGCCGCTGGTCGAACCGAAGTAGCGGCAGCGGATCATCATGGCTACTTCGATGCCTGTGGACCGGAGTTTGTGCGCAACCTCGACGCGCAGGCGTACATCGTGCAGGCATGGGATGTGGGCCATGCGGGCGCGATGCAGTTGCAGCGGATGCTCGGAGCCTGGGGACGTGGCGCAACGCACGACGTCTTCGCGCTGGACGTGCTCCCGGCGAACGAACTGATGAACCGCCGCTTTACGCCTTTGCTGAAGAGTCGGCGCGGACACGTGGTGGTGCGGGTAGCTACCGGCGGCGGAAGCTATCGCATCCTGGTGGTGGACAGTGCTGTGGAGAATGGCGGCGTCCGGGCTGTGTTTGGGCCTTATACCTGCAGAGGATAA
- a CDS encoding TA system VapC family ribonuclease toxin, translating to MSKAEYLLDVNVFVALLSEDHTHHQLVTAWFNTPSLLWAICPFTEAGFLRNATAPRPGQITMTEATAVLARMAQVPGYHYLPITADWRSLCSPFSTRLYGTKQVTDAYLLGLAVREDLVLVTMDKGILHLAGNEYSAHVLLLERK from the coding sequence TTGTCTAAAGCCGAATACCTGCTGGACGTGAACGTGTTCGTTGCGCTGCTGTCGGAAGATCACACACACCATCAACTCGTGACGGCGTGGTTCAACACTCCAAGTCTTCTATGGGCCATTTGCCCGTTTACGGAGGCGGGCTTTCTTCGGAATGCGACCGCACCGCGTCCTGGGCAGATCACCATGACCGAGGCCACGGCGGTTCTTGCAAGGATGGCGCAGGTGCCGGGCTATCACTACCTGCCCATCACTGCCGACTGGCGAAGTTTATGCAGCCCCTTTTCCACGCGGTTGTATGGCACAAAGCAGGTCACAGATGCATATCTGCTCGGCCTTGCCGTGCGGGAGGATTTGGTTCTGGTCACGATGGACAAGGGAATCCTGCACCTTGCTGGAAATGAATACAGCGCGCATGTCCTGCTGTTGGAAAGGAAATGA
- a CDS encoding Gfo/Idh/MocA family protein, which translates to MNRRDFTRLSALSLAATQLPAQTSGASKKMGFAVIGLGVIAKDFMEEVASSQTVEVVAFVTGHPDKAKEWAKRYNRPDAKIYTYDQMDQMSANPAITAVYVATPNAIHPANTIAAAKAGKHVLCEKPMASTSAEARTMIDACRAANVKLMIAYRMQYEPLHLKAREMISSGVLGKVVEAQGSFGFNSRPNVWRLNKKMAGGGPLLDVGVYPLNAIRFLLGEDPAAYTAVATTQDTTSGRFAEVEETVAWTMKFPSGALAACTTSYGANLPGTLQIHGEKGRFSFESPYGNGGVHLVGTGDAKIDLSSPKQATQLRLEAEALAENIRTNTEPRANGEVGLKDHLSMEAIYQAAGIS; encoded by the coding sequence ATGAATCGCAGAGATTTCACACGACTCTCCGCCCTTTCGCTCGCCGCGACGCAGTTGCCAGCGCAGACTTCCGGGGCTTCGAAGAAGATGGGCTTCGCTGTCATTGGCCTCGGCGTGATCGCCAAGGATTTTATGGAAGAGGTTGCGTCTTCGCAGACGGTGGAGGTGGTGGCGTTTGTGACGGGCCATCCCGACAAGGCGAAGGAGTGGGCGAAGCGCTACAACCGTCCCGACGCGAAGATTTATACCTACGACCAGATGGACCAGATGAGCGCGAACCCTGCGATCACGGCGGTGTATGTCGCCACGCCGAATGCCATCCATCCGGCGAACACCATCGCTGCGGCGAAGGCGGGGAAGCATGTGTTGTGCGAGAAGCCGATGGCAAGCACCTCGGCCGAGGCGCGCACGATGATCGATGCCTGCCGCGCGGCGAATGTGAAGCTGATGATTGCGTATCGCATGCAGTACGAGCCGCTGCACCTGAAGGCGCGGGAGATGATCTCGTCCGGCGTGCTTGGGAAAGTGGTCGAGGCGCAGGGATCCTTCGGCTTCAACAGCAGGCCCAATGTCTGGCGTCTGAATAAGAAGATGGCGGGCGGTGGACCTCTGCTGGATGTCGGCGTCTATCCGTTGAATGCGATTCGCTTTTTGCTGGGCGAAGACCCCGCGGCCTACACCGCCGTGGCGACGACGCAGGACACGACCTCCGGGCGGTTCGCCGAAGTGGAAGAGACGGTGGCGTGGACGATGAAGTTTCCCTCCGGCGCGCTTGCGGCTTGCACGACGAGCTATGGCGCGAACCTGCCGGGGACGCTGCAGATCCATGGTGAGAAAGGCAGGTTCTCGTTTGAGAGTCCTTATGGGAATGGCGGCGTTCATCTGGTGGGAACCGGGGATGCCAAGATCGACCTGAGCAGCCCGAAACAGGCGACGCAGTTACGGTTGGAGGCTGAAGCGTTGGCGGAGAACATCCGTACCAATACGGAGCCGAGGGCGAACGGCGAGGTGGGGTTGAAGGACCATCTTTCAATGGAAGCGATCTATCAGGCTGCCGGGATTTCGTAG
- a CDS encoding glycosyltransferase: MRVAFLGVRVPGHLNPTTTLARKLQARGHDVVFLSVPDTEPFVRAAQLPYVPFSEKDFPVGSLAKSLDQLNKLKGQEALEMVMRLVSANMESAFRNLPQALQDVKADALVLDESERGLGCVPMHLGMPYVHISNALPIDLAGITPVCTFDWPHETTPEARTRNQAGVRSLLRIYEPILSVARAYAERVGLKIDWSDPYATISPLGWLTQMPREFDFESSHWPPSFHYTGPFHDGLGRIESDFPWDRLTGEPLIYASMGTLQNGLESVFQTIAEAVGTRPGMQLVLSIGPALDPEKISPLPHNCIVVKNAPQMELLKRAALCITHAGLNTALESLTQGVPMVAVPVSIDQPGVAARIAYTKTGKFVPIKELTVPRLAALIDEVLSNPEYRQNAMKMKEAIVRTNGLEKAADLIEQAFHLSPKSEAHPLAAN, translated from the coding sequence ATGAGAGTTGCATTTCTAGGGGTTCGCGTACCGGGACATCTTAATCCCACCACCACACTTGCCCGCAAGCTCCAAGCTCGTGGACACGATGTGGTGTTCCTGTCCGTTCCCGATACCGAACCTTTTGTGCGCGCAGCGCAGCTTCCGTATGTCCCCTTCAGCGAGAAGGATTTCCCCGTGGGTTCTCTCGCCAAGTCTTTGGATCAGTTGAACAAGCTGAAGGGACAGGAAGCCCTGGAAATGGTCATGCGTCTGGTTTCCGCCAACATGGAATCTGCTTTCAGAAATCTGCCGCAGGCACTGCAAGACGTAAAAGCGGATGCGCTCGTCCTCGATGAATCCGAGCGCGGTCTGGGATGTGTTCCCATGCACCTGGGCATGCCGTACGTGCATATCTCGAACGCTCTTCCGATTGATCTTGCGGGGATTACTCCAGTCTGTACCTTCGACTGGCCGCATGAGACGACACCCGAGGCACGGACACGGAATCAGGCAGGCGTGCGCAGCCTGCTACGCATATACGAACCCATTCTGTCCGTCGCGCGCGCCTATGCCGAGCGCGTCGGTCTAAAGATCGACTGGTCCGATCCGTACGCTACGATTTCTCCACTGGGCTGGCTTACGCAAATGCCCAGGGAGTTCGACTTCGAGAGCTCGCACTGGCCCCCATCCTTCCACTACACAGGCCCATTCCACGACGGGCTGGGCCGGATCGAATCCGATTTTCCCTGGGACCGATTAACGGGTGAGCCTCTGATCTACGCCTCGATGGGAACGCTGCAGAACGGTCTCGAATCCGTATTCCAAACGATTGCAGAGGCGGTGGGTACCAGACCCGGAATGCAACTTGTGCTCTCCATCGGTCCCGCGCTCGATCCTGAAAAGATCAGCCCGCTACCCCACAACTGCATTGTCGTAAAGAACGCGCCCCAGATGGAACTGCTCAAGCGTGCCGCCTTATGCATTACGCATGCCGGTCTGAATACTGCCCTCGAATCTCTGACGCAGGGCGTACCCATGGTCGCGGTTCCGGTTTCGATCGATCAACCGGGCGTTGCTGCCAGAATCGCCTATACGAAGACGGGCAAATTTGTACCGATAAAAGAGTTGACCGTGCCTCGCCTCGCGGCACTGATCGACGAGGTTCTGAGTAATCCGGAGTATCGCCAGAACGCCATGAAGATGAAGGAAGCCATCGTTCGGACCAACGGTCTGGAAAAGGCAGCCGACCTCATCGAGCAGGCGTTCCACCTCTCACCCAAGAGCGAAGCTCACCCACTTGCCGCCAATTAA